One genomic segment of Vagococcus intermedius includes these proteins:
- a CDS encoding cytochrome ubiquinol oxidase subunit I: protein MDILTLARIQFAMTTVFHFLFVPLSIGLGLAVAIMETMYVVKKDEVYKDMAKFWGKIFLLSFAVGVVTGIIQEFQFGMNWSEYSRFMGDIFGAPLAVEALLAFFMESTFIGLWSFTWDKVSPKVHVVFMWLVAFGSTLSALWILAANSFMQNPVGFKINEVTGRAELESFSALLKNHQLWMEFPHVIFGAFVTGAFVIVGISAWKMLRKEDTNFFKKSMQIGLVLGLIFSIATIAVGHEQTQAIIEDQPMKFAATEGIYEDTEDPAPWKIMGLMNEKTNEEGPSIEIPYLLSILGSSHEGSFKGMNTINEELKAKYGDEMDYYVPVNALFWSFRFMAGFGSLMALLSVVGLVLLRNDKLQKMKWLMVIMSLCTFAPFIANTSGWLITELGRFPWTVYGLFTIADSVSPSVTAPQLLFSNIMYFLIFALLGGVLVFLVQRTAKYGPYAEEKEIEATDPLSKEAF, encoded by the coding sequence ATGGATATATTAACCTTAGCTAGAATCCAGTTTGCGATGACCACGGTCTTCCATTTCCTATTTGTTCCGTTATCAATCGGTTTAGGGCTGGCAGTAGCTATTATGGAAACTATGTACGTTGTAAAGAAAGATGAAGTATACAAAGACATGGCAAAATTTTGGGGAAAAATTTTCCTATTAAGCTTTGCAGTCGGTGTAGTAACAGGAATTATTCAGGAATTCCAATTTGGTATGAACTGGTCTGAATATTCACGATTCATGGGAGATATCTTTGGGGCACCCCTTGCAGTTGAAGCCTTATTAGCTTTCTTCATGGAATCAACATTTATTGGCCTATGGTCATTTACTTGGGATAAGGTAAGTCCTAAAGTCCATGTTGTCTTTATGTGGTTAGTAGCTTTCGGTTCAACTTTGTCAGCTTTATGGATCTTAGCAGCAAATTCATTTATGCAAAATCCAGTTGGATTTAAAATTAATGAGGTAACAGGACGCGCTGAATTAGAAAGTTTTTCAGCACTACTTAAAAATCATCAATTATGGATGGAGTTCCCACATGTAATTTTTGGAGCTTTCGTAACAGGTGCTTTTGTTATTGTTGGGATTTCGGCTTGGAAAATGTTACGTAAAGAAGACACAAACTTTTTTAAAAAATCAATGCAAATTGGTTTAGTATTAGGTTTAATCTTCTCTATTGCTACGATTGCAGTCGGACATGAACAAACACAGGCAATTATTGAAGATCAACCAATGAAATTCGCAGCAACAGAAGGGATCTATGAAGATACAGAGGATCCTGCACCATGGAAAATCATGGGACTAATGAATGAAAAAACGAATGAAGAAGGACCATCTATTGAGATTCCTTATTTATTAAGTATTCTGGGGAGTTCACATGAAGGTAGTTTTAAAGGGATGAACACTATCAATGAAGAATTAAAAGCTAAATATGGTGACGAAATGGATTATTATGTCCCTGTTAATGCCTTATTCTGGAGTTTCCGTTTCATGGCCGGTTTTGGTTCTTTAATGGCCTTATTATCAGTTGTCGGTCTAGTCTTATTAAGAAATGACAAACTACAAAAAATGAAATGGCTAATGGTAATTATGTCACTATGTACATTTGCACCCTTTATTGCTAACACATCAGGTTGGTTAATTACTGAGTTAGGTCGTTTCCCTTGGACTGTTTATGGTTTGTTCACAATTGCAGACAGTGTTTCACCAAGTGTAACAGCTCCTCAATTATTGTTCTCTAATATTATGTATTTCTTAATTTTTGCTTTATTAGGTGGAGTATTAGTTTTCTTAGTTCAACGTACAGCAAAATACGGTCCATATGCAGAAGAAAAAGAAATCGAAGCAACAGATCCTCTATCAAAGGAGGCATTCTAA
- the gorA gene encoding glutathione-disulfide reductase: protein MEKFDYIVIGGGSGGIATANRAGMHGAKVLLIEGQHLGGTCVNVGCVPKKVMWNAAQLRENLLLDASSYGIDVSLEKFEFSQLVNNREAYIERLRGLYDSGLASNGVTVVRGYARFTSNDIIEVNNQTFTAEHIVIATGGQSKLPDIPGKELGIDSNGFFDLTELPKRVAVVGAGYIAVELAGVLNGLGSDTHLAYRKAMPLRSFDQTIVEAMVSIYEQEGIKMYPNSTPQAVEKLADGTLKLSFENGQSLEVDQVIWAIGRKPNIEAINLEQTSVKLTDKGYLRVDDYQETDQKGVYAIGDITGKAELTPVAIAAGRRLADRLFNGQTDAKVDYNNIPTVVFTHPPIGTVGLTESAARELHDDTQLTIYTSQFNPMQYALQERKVKATVKLICLGKEERIIGLHGIGIGMDELLQGFAVAIKMGATKHDFDTTIAIHPTAAEEFVTLR, encoded by the coding sequence ATGGAAAAATTTGATTATATTGTAATAGGTGGGGGAAGTGGTGGTATTGCTACTGCTAATCGTGCGGGTATGCATGGAGCTAAAGTACTATTAATTGAAGGGCAACATCTAGGTGGAACTTGTGTAAATGTTGGATGTGTTCCCAAAAAAGTGATGTGGAATGCGGCACAACTTAGAGAAAATTTATTGTTGGATGCCTCAAGTTATGGCATAGATGTGTCATTAGAAAAGTTTGAATTTAGTCAACTTGTTAACAATAGAGAAGCTTATATTGAACGCTTAAGGGGGCTGTACGATTCAGGTTTAGCATCTAATGGCGTGACTGTAGTTAGAGGATATGCACGTTTTACGTCCAATGATATCATTGAAGTAAACAACCAAACTTTTACAGCAGAGCATATTGTAATTGCAACTGGTGGACAATCTAAGCTTCCTGATATACCTGGTAAAGAATTAGGAATAGATTCCAATGGATTCTTTGACTTAACAGAATTGCCTAAACGAGTGGCAGTTGTCGGGGCAGGTTATATTGCTGTTGAATTAGCGGGTGTGTTGAATGGTTTAGGTTCGGATACTCATTTAGCTTACCGTAAAGCAATGCCTTTACGTAGTTTTGATCAGACAATTGTAGAAGCGATGGTGTCTATCTATGAACAAGAAGGTATTAAGATGTACCCTAACTCAACTCCTCAAGCAGTTGAAAAGTTAGCAGATGGTACTCTTAAGTTAAGCTTTGAAAATGGTCAATCCTTAGAAGTAGATCAAGTTATTTGGGCGATTGGGCGTAAACCGAATATTGAGGCAATTAATTTAGAGCAGACGAGTGTTAAGCTAACTGATAAGGGTTACTTAAGGGTAGATGATTATCAGGAAACTGATCAAAAAGGAGTCTACGCTATTGGTGATATCACAGGTAAAGCAGAATTAACACCAGTTGCTATTGCTGCAGGGCGACGTCTTGCAGATCGTTTATTTAATGGTCAGACAGATGCTAAGGTGGATTACAATAACATCCCTACAGTGGTCTTTACCCATCCGCCAATTGGTACAGTTGGCTTAACAGAATCGGCAGCTCGTGAGCTGCATGATGACACTCAGCTAACAATTTATACTTCCCAGTTCAACCCAATGCAATATGCCTTACAGGAAAGAAAAGTGAAAGCCACAGTTAAATTAATCTGTTTAGGTAAAGAAGAACGGATTATTGGGTTGCATGGTATTGGTATAGGCATGGATGAACTGTTACAAGGGTTTGCTGTTGCTATTAAAATGGGAGCAACTAAACATGATTTTGACACAACCATCGCGATTCATCCCACAGCGGCAGAAGAGTTTGTCACCTTGCGTTAA
- the cydD gene encoding thiol reductant ABC exporter subunit CydD, whose protein sequence is MIDKNIFKINKIKPILIGLAGLAVLQALLIIGQAYFLAKGISNLWNGATVKSQLLNISLFFICFILRQVGQFFRDKTLDSYAYEQSKIIRQKLLKKIFSLGPNFVQKEGTGNMVTMAIEGISQIENYITIILPKITNMMIVPWIILIFVFTQDLKAGITLLIVFPIIIIFMIVLGYAARAKADKQYEGYQLLSNHFLDSLRGLETLNLLGLSKRYGKNVFNVSENYRKATMSTLKIAILSTFALDFFTTLSVAVIALFLGLRLIEGLMPLFPALTVLILAPDFFLPIRDFSNDYHATLNGGNTLKSIFAVLNLDDPINDTTNQEPVKEWSEASKIVLKGTEVSYDKAITKNALSQLNFEWQGFGKIGVVGLSGSGKSTLIKLLGGFLSSTKETHLTINDKNYRHLNQPDWQNQLFYIPQDPYIFHASLRENINFYMPEASDEEVLQAMSQAGLADLLTELPEGLETVIGEAGQMLSGGQMQRVALARAFLDSSRRVMLFDEPTAHLDIETEAELKATILPLLKDKLVFFATHRLHWMKEMDYILVMEGGQIVDQGTYEELMSKQGIYRQFVTEIEGGKPTDETSN, encoded by the coding sequence ATGATTGATAAAAATATTTTTAAGATCAATAAAATTAAACCGATTTTAATTGGGCTTGCAGGACTTGCTGTCTTGCAAGCTCTTTTGATTATCGGCCAAGCTTACTTTCTTGCTAAAGGAATTAGTAACTTGTGGAATGGTGCGACGGTTAAGTCGCAGTTGTTGAATATTTCATTGTTTTTTATTTGTTTTATTTTGCGTCAAGTAGGTCAGTTTTTCCGCGATAAGACACTCGATAGCTATGCCTATGAGCAGTCAAAAATTATTCGCCAAAAACTATTGAAGAAAATATTTTCTTTAGGACCTAATTTTGTTCAAAAAGAAGGTACTGGTAACATGGTAACAATGGCGATTGAAGGAATCAGCCAAATCGAAAATTATATAACTATCATCTTACCTAAAATTACTAATATGATGATAGTGCCATGGATTATTTTGATTTTTGTCTTTACTCAGGATTTAAAAGCAGGGATTACATTATTAATTGTGTTTCCAATTATTATTATTTTTATGATTGTACTTGGTTATGCGGCACGAGCAAAGGCAGATAAACAATATGAAGGTTACCAATTGTTAAGTAATCACTTCTTAGATTCCTTACGAGGCTTAGAAACTTTAAATTTACTGGGTCTAAGCAAACGTTATGGTAAGAATGTATTTAATGTTAGTGAAAATTATCGGAAAGCAACAATGAGCACTTTAAAAATTGCTATCTTATCTACTTTTGCTCTGGATTTTTTTACAACCCTATCAGTTGCAGTAATTGCTCTGTTTCTAGGCCTACGTCTTATTGAAGGGTTAATGCCGTTATTTCCAGCATTAACAGTATTAATATTAGCTCCAGATTTCTTTTTACCAATTCGTGATTTTTCAAATGATTATCATGCAACTCTAAATGGTGGCAACACTTTAAAAAGCATTTTTGCGGTCTTAAACCTTGATGACCCAATTAATGATACAACTAATCAAGAGCCTGTTAAAGAATGGTCAGAGGCTAGTAAAATCGTATTAAAAGGAACTGAAGTGAGCTATGATAAGGCAATTACTAAAAATGCTCTCAGTCAGCTAAATTTTGAGTGGCAAGGGTTTGGTAAGATTGGCGTAGTTGGTCTGTCAGGTTCAGGAAAATCGACTTTAATCAAACTTTTGGGAGGATTTTTATCAAGTACTAAAGAGACTCATTTAACAATTAATGATAAAAATTACCGTCATCTTAATCAGCCTGATTGGCAAAATCAATTATTCTATATCCCACAAGATCCTTATATTTTTCATGCAAGTTTAAGAGAAAATATTAACTTCTATATGCCAGAGGCAAGCGATGAAGAAGTTCTTCAAGCAATGTCCCAAGCAGGATTGGCTGATTTATTGACAGAGCTTCCTGAAGGTTTAGAGACGGTAATTGGGGAAGCTGGTCAAATGCTAAGCGGTGGTCAAATGCAACGTGTGGCGTTGGCAAGGGCCTTTTTAGATAGCAGTCGTCGAGTTATGTTATTTGATGAACCAACGGCGCACTTGGATATTGAGACAGAAGCAGAATTGAAGGCCACTATTTTACCATTATTGAAAGATAAATTAGTTTTCTTTGCGACACATCGCTTGCATTGGATGAAAGAGATGGATTATATTTTAGTCATGGAGGGTGGACAAATTGTTGATCAGGGAACTTACGAAGAGTTAATGTCAAAACAAGGCATTTATCGCCAATTTGTAACTGAAATTGAAGGAGGTAAACCAACAGATGAAACAAGCAACTAA
- the cydB gene encoding cytochrome d ubiquinol oxidase subunit II, whose amino-acid sequence MSTLELLWFIIIGVLFTGFFFLEGFDFGVGMSVKLLAKNRHERDALINTIGPVWDANEVWLITAGGALFASFPEWYATLFSGYYIVLFLILFGLILRGVSFEFRHHMESDRGRNFWEWATFIGSTLTPFLFGLMFTSLVRGMPIAEDKNIYASFGDYVNVFSVVGGVAVTLVCFLHGLNYIRLKTKGPIRYRAQHVAKRLYPVLFVGLVVFALLLWSNTDFFDKRPVSTLIILLAIIASAVVAAVGTYKDKELVSFLGTGGILAGIVILLFNGMFPRVMIGSADAVRDLLIVDAASTPYTLKVMTIVTAILLPIVLCYFIWSYYVFRKRINTEKIEG is encoded by the coding sequence ATGAGTACTTTAGAGTTATTATGGTTTATTATTATTGGTGTTCTTTTCACCGGTTTCTTCTTTCTAGAAGGTTTTGATTTTGGTGTGGGGATGTCAGTTAAGTTATTAGCAAAAAATCGTCATGAGCGTGATGCATTGATTAATACTATTGGACCTGTCTGGGACGCGAATGAAGTTTGGTTGATTACTGCTGGTGGTGCTTTATTCGCATCATTTCCAGAGTGGTACGCGACATTATTTAGTGGGTATTACATTGTTTTATTCTTAATTTTATTTGGCTTGATTTTACGAGGAGTCTCATTTGAGTTTCGTCATCATATGGAATCAGATCGTGGCCGTAATTTTTGGGAATGGGCAACCTTTATTGGTAGTACCTTAACCCCCTTCTTATTTGGTTTAATGTTTACAAGTTTAGTTCGTGGAATGCCAATTGCTGAAGATAAAAATATCTATGCTAGTTTTGGCGACTATGTAAATGTTTTCTCCGTAGTTGGTGGTGTTGCTGTTACTTTAGTATGTTTCTTACACGGTTTGAACTATATTAGACTTAAAACTAAAGGTCCAATTCGTTACCGTGCTCAACATGTTGCGAAACGTCTTTATCCAGTCTTGTTTGTTGGCCTAGTCGTATTTGCTTTATTATTATGGTCAAATACAGATTTCTTCGATAAACGTCCAGTATCAACTTTAATTATTTTACTTGCGATTATTGCTAGTGCGGTAGTTGCTGCAGTAGGTACTTACAAAGACAAAGAGTTAGTGTCATTTTTAGGAACAGGTGGTATTTTAGCGGGAATTGTTATTTTATTATTTAATGGTATGTTCCCACGTGTTATGATTGGCTCTGCTGATGCTGTAAGAGATTTATTAATTGTAGATGCAGCAAGCACACCTTACACGTTAAAAGTTATGACAATCGTAACAGCAATCTTGTTACCAATTGTTTTATGCTACTTTATTTGGTCATACTATGTGTTTAGAAAGAGAATAAATACCGAAAAAATCGAGGGATAA
- a CDS encoding peptidase U32 family protein has product MKKILKRPEVLAPAGTLEKLKTAIHYGADAVYIGGDAYGLRSRAGNFSFEEMAEGVAFAKEYDAKVYVAANMVTHEGDEQGAGDFFRKLREIGINAVIVSDPALIEICAMEAPGLPIHLSTQASATNYETLEFWKNEGLERVVLAREVSMEEVAAIRNNTDIEIEAFIHGAMCISYSGRCTLSNHMSKRDANRGGCSQSCRWKYDLFDMPYAGEHRSLLTSGEIEDEPFSMSAVDMSMIEHIPDLIQNGVDSFKIEGRMKSIHYVSTVANVYKKAVDSYMADPENYECKQEWIDELWKVAQRELATGFYYQTPTEEKQLFGERRKIPVYKFVGEVMSYDETTGMATIRQRNHFRVGDEIEFYGPGFQHFEKKVEKMWNEEGEMIEKAPNPMMILTMPVNQPVKTGDMIRKKK; this is encoded by the coding sequence ATGAAAAAAATATTAAAACGTCCAGAGGTTTTAGCTCCAGCTGGAACTTTAGAAAAATTAAAAACAGCGATACACTATGGTGCTGATGCGGTATATATTGGTGGAGATGCATATGGTTTAAGGAGTCGTGCGGGTAATTTTAGCTTTGAGGAAATGGCCGAAGGTGTGGCTTTTGCTAAAGAGTATGATGCTAAAGTTTATGTAGCAGCCAACATGGTTACTCATGAAGGGGACGAACAAGGCGCAGGTGATTTTTTTAGAAAATTACGGGAAATCGGCATTAATGCTGTGATTGTCTCAGATCCTGCTTTGATTGAAATTTGTGCTATGGAAGCTCCAGGATTACCAATTCATTTATCAACGCAAGCCTCTGCTACTAATTATGAAACATTAGAATTTTGGAAAAATGAAGGATTGGAACGTGTCGTGTTAGCCCGTGAAGTCTCAATGGAAGAAGTAGCAGCCATTCGTAATAATACTGATATTGAAATTGAAGCCTTTATTCATGGGGCTATGTGTATTTCTTATTCAGGTCGTTGCACATTATCTAATCATATGTCAAAACGTGATGCTAACCGTGGAGGTTGTTCACAATCTTGTCGCTGGAAGTATGATTTATTTGATATGCCATATGCTGGTGAGCATCGCTCTTTATTAACTTCCGGTGAAATTGAAGATGAGCCATTTTCTATGAGTGCCGTTGATATGTCTATGATAGAACATATTCCAGATTTAATTCAAAACGGTGTGGATAGTTTTAAAATTGAAGGTCGTATGAAATCAATTCATTATGTTTCAACAGTTGCTAACGTGTATAAAAAAGCAGTGGATAGCTACATGGCAGACCCTGAAAATTATGAATGCAAGCAAGAATGGATTGATGAACTTTGGAAGGTTGCCCAACGTGAGTTAGCCACGGGTTTTTATTATCAAACGCCAACTGAAGAAAAGCAGTTATTTGGTGAACGCCGTAAAATTCCTGTATATAAATTTGTAGGTGAAGTGATGTCTTATGATGAAACAACAGGTATGGCGACTATTCGTCAACGAAATCATTTTAGAGTAGGTGATGAAATTGAATTTTATGGTCCTGGATTCCAACACTTTGAGAAAAAAGTTGAAAAAATGTGGAATGAAGAGGGTGAAATGATTGAAAAAGCACCTAATCCAATGATGATTCTAACAATGCCAGTTAATCAACCAGTTAAAACAGGTGATATGATTCGTAAAAAAAAATAG
- a CDS encoding ATP-dependent Clp protease ATP-binding subunit — MDEVFTDKAKQVLLIAQEEAQSFKHQSVGTEHLLSALINEQGGIAGKILRQSGLSKDYVRAEIETIIGYGNHKAGTTPMYLPYSPRAKKVLAYASDESKRLGAPCIGTEHILLGLLREEEILAVRILKNFGLDIAKTRQYTLKKIGVSESKTSKIGQKKGGTQRQAQMPQEGTPTLDMLARDLTRLAYDSKMDPVVGRSKEIERLIQILSRRTKNNPILVGEPGVGKTAIAEGLAQKIVSGEVPDDMVGKRLMMLDMGSLVAGTKYRGEFEDRMKKIIEEIYHDGQVILFIDELHTLIGAGGAEGAIDASNILKPALARGEIQTVGATTLDEYQKYIEKDAALERRFAKILVEEPSEEEAVEILIGLREYYERHHQVAISEEAVEAAVHLSTRYMTERQLPDKAIDLIDEASAKVRLAKANKVSKRTKMRQKYEEILREKEVALHEQDFELAADLRRKEKLQVKKIEKYEEELAIRESSYELEVSAEDIAEIVSQTTNIPLRQLEKKESERLINLEDELHKRVIGQKEAVSAVARATRRARSGLKDPKRPIGSFMFLGPTGVGKTELAKALAESVFGSEEALVRVDMSEFMEKHATSRLIGSPPGYVGYDEGGQLTEKIRQKPYSVILLDEVEKAHPDIFNILLQVLDDGYLTDTKGRKVDFRNTIIILTSNIGATALKEEKSVGFNAKNIQTDHKAMSSKILEELKKAFKPEFLNRIDETIVFHSLDQKELREIVKILSKSLVSRLQVQNISLKFTVAALDIIAQEGFDPEYGARPIKRALQKEVEDRLSEALLLGQISRGDTVTIGSSKGKINVTVSEKTLENTVEKG; from the coding sequence ATGGATGAAGTGTTTACAGATAAAGCCAAACAAGTATTATTAATTGCGCAAGAAGAGGCTCAAAGTTTTAAGCATCAATCAGTTGGCACAGAGCATTTGTTGAGTGCATTGATTAATGAGCAAGGTGGTATAGCCGGGAAGATATTACGTCAATCTGGTTTAAGTAAGGATTACGTAAGAGCAGAAATTGAAACTATTATTGGTTATGGTAATCATAAAGCAGGTACTACACCGATGTATTTACCTTATTCACCTAGAGCTAAGAAAGTACTAGCTTATGCTAGTGATGAATCTAAGCGATTAGGTGCACCTTGTATTGGTACAGAACATATTTTACTAGGTTTATTGCGTGAAGAAGAAATTTTAGCAGTGAGAATTTTGAAAAATTTTGGTTTAGATATTGCTAAAACAAGACAATATACATTGAAAAAAATTGGTGTATCAGAATCTAAAACTAGTAAAATTGGTCAGAAAAAAGGTGGTACCCAAAGACAAGCTCAAATGCCACAAGAAGGGACGCCTACATTAGATATGTTGGCTAGAGATTTAACAAGATTAGCTTATGATAGCAAAATGGATCCTGTAGTAGGACGTAGCAAGGAAATTGAACGTTTGATTCAAATTCTAAGTCGACGTACTAAAAACAATCCAATTCTTGTAGGTGAGCCAGGTGTGGGAAAAACCGCAATTGCTGAAGGTTTGGCACAAAAAATTGTTTCTGGAGAAGTGCCAGATGATATGGTAGGGAAACGCTTAATGATGCTTGATATGGGGTCGCTTGTAGCAGGGACTAAATATCGTGGTGAATTTGAAGATCGCATGAAAAAAATCATAGAAGAAATTTATCATGATGGACAAGTTATCTTATTTATTGATGAATTACATACCTTAATCGGTGCTGGGGGAGCTGAAGGAGCAATAGATGCTTCTAATATATTGAAGCCTGCTTTGGCTAGAGGTGAGATTCAAACTGTCGGAGCAACAACACTAGATGAGTATCAAAAATATATTGAAAAAGATGCTGCCTTAGAAAGACGTTTTGCTAAAATACTTGTTGAAGAACCTAGTGAAGAAGAGGCCGTTGAAATTTTAATTGGCTTACGGGAATATTATGAAAGGCACCATCAAGTGGCTATTAGTGAAGAGGCTGTTGAGGCTGCTGTCCATTTGTCGACGCGTTATATGACAGAACGTCAATTACCAGACAAAGCAATTGACTTAATTGATGAGGCTAGTGCTAAAGTTCGTTTGGCTAAAGCCAATAAAGTGTCGAAACGTACAAAAATGCGTCAGAAATATGAAGAAATATTAAGAGAAAAAGAAGTCGCCTTACATGAACAAGATTTTGAATTGGCAGCTGATTTACGTAGAAAAGAAAAGTTGCAAGTAAAGAAAATTGAAAAATATGAAGAAGAATTAGCAATCCGTGAGTCTAGTTATGAGTTGGAAGTGAGTGCAGAAGATATTGCGGAGATTGTCTCTCAAACAACTAACATCCCCCTAAGACAATTAGAGAAAAAAGAAAGCGAGCGTCTTATTAATCTAGAAGATGAGTTGCATAAACGTGTGATTGGACAAAAAGAGGCTGTTAGTGCAGTTGCTCGTGCAACCCGTCGTGCACGTAGTGGATTGAAAGATCCTAAACGTCCAATTGGTTCCTTTATGTTCTTAGGTCCAACAGGTGTTGGGAAGACTGAGCTTGCTAAAGCGTTAGCTGAATCTGTTTTTGGTTCAGAGGAGGCCCTTGTTCGGGTTGATATGTCTGAATTTATGGAAAAACATGCAACAAGCCGTTTAATTGGTTCCCCTCCAGGCTATGTTGGTTATGATGAGGGTGGTCAATTGACTGAAAAAATTCGTCAAAAACCATATTCGGTTATCTTGTTAGATGAAGTTGAAAAAGCACACCCAGACATCTTTAATATCTTGTTGCAAGTGTTAGATGATGGTTATTTGACAGATACTAAGGGACGTAAGGTAGATTTTAGAAATACGATTATTATTTTGACATCTAATATTGGAGCAACTGCTTTAAAAGAGGAAAAATCGGTTGGATTTAATGCTAAAAATATTCAAACTGACCATAAAGCGATGTCTTCTAAAATTTTAGAAGAACTAAAAAAAGCTTTCAAACCAGAATTTCTTAACCGGATAGATGAAACAATTGTGTTTCATTCCTTGGATCAAAAAGAATTACGTGAAATAGTAAAAATTTTAAGTAAGTCATTAGTTAGTCGCTTACAAGTACAAAATATTAGTCTTAAATTTACTGTGGCAGCCTTAGATATTATTGCTCAAGAAGGATTTGACCCAGAGTATGGGGCACGCCCAATTAAAAGAGCCCTGCAAAAAGAAGTAGAGGATCGTCTAAGCGAAGCATTACTTCTAGGTCAAATATCAAGGGGTGATACCGTCACGATTGGCTCTAGTAAAGGTAAGATAAACGTTACGGTATCTGAAAAAACACTTGAAAATACAGTGGAAAAAGGTTAG
- a CDS encoding CtsR family transcriptional regulator, whose translation MDNQNISDLIEEYIKEILVEKDKIEIKRAEIASQFSCVPSQINYVIKTRFTVAQGYNVESKRGGGGYIRIKKITLNHHGDILTELENVVGNKLTQHDATAILQQLYNYDIINKREGALLHSLMSSEILQADFREKEDMIRANMIKIIIERLRYEEKE comes from the coding sequence ATGGATAATCAAAATATATCCGACTTAATTGAGGAATATATCAAAGAAATTTTGGTGGAGAAAGATAAAATTGAAATAAAAAGAGCAGAAATCGCCTCACAATTTAGCTGTGTACCTTCCCAAATCAATTATGTTATTAAGACACGTTTTACTGTTGCTCAAGGTTATAATGTTGAGAGCAAGCGTGGTGGCGGAGGGTATATTAGAATAAAAAAAATCACCTTAAATCATCATGGTGATATTTTAACAGAGTTAGAAAATGTGGTAGGTAATAAATTAACACAGCACGATGCGACAGCTATCCTGCAGCAATTATATAACTATGATATTATTAATAAAAGAGAAGGCGCTTTGCTGCATAGTTTAATGTCTAGCGAGATACTACAGGCAGATTTTAGAGAAAAAGAAGATATGATTAGAGCTAACATGATTAAAATAATTATAGAACGACTTCGTTATGAGGAGAAGGAGTAA
- a CDS encoding peptidase U32 family protein — protein MNKIEITSTVESVAQARELLACGVDNIYFGDEAFGLRLPGYFSRAEQKELVELAHSYNKKATIAVNGIMHPEKMTLIPEYLTFLVDIGVDQITVGDTGVIYVLQKEKLALPFIYDAHTLVTSARQINFWGKRGAIGGVIAREVPYLELVDMTKQLDIFGEILVYGATCIHQSKRPLVENFFSYIKSEDDTSKERGLFLSEPKKEETHYSVYEDSHGTHIFADSDVNLMTELDKLFELGLTHWKLDGIYTPGSKLVDIAKLFVQAARILEADEWTLEVANQLLEKVIVLHPQERSLDTGFFLMDPDEVK, from the coding sequence ATGAATAAAATTGAAATCACATCAACAGTCGAATCAGTTGCCCAAGCTAGAGAATTACTTGCTTGTGGGGTTGATAATATTTATTTTGGTGATGAAGCATTTGGCTTACGCCTGCCTGGGTACTTTTCAAGAGCAGAACAAAAAGAATTAGTAGAATTAGCTCATTCTTATAATAAAAAAGCAACGATAGCAGTTAATGGTATAATGCATCCTGAAAAAATGACGTTGATTCCAGAATATCTGACATTTCTAGTCGATATTGGGGTTGACCAAATTACAGTGGGTGATACAGGAGTTATTTATGTTTTACAGAAGGAAAAGTTAGCACTTCCTTTTATTTATGATGCCCATACTTTAGTTACCAGTGCCCGTCAAATTAATTTTTGGGGAAAAAGAGGAGCAATTGGCGGGGTTATTGCCAGAGAAGTACCTTATTTAGAATTAGTTGATATGACGAAACAGTTAGATATTTTCGGTGAGATATTAGTTTATGGAGCAACATGTATTCATCAATCTAAACGACCGTTAGTTGAAAATTTCTTTTCCTATATTAAAAGTGAGGATGATACAAGTAAGGAACGTGGCTTGTTTTTATCTGAGCCTAAAAAAGAAGAAACGCATTATTCTGTCTATGAAGATAGTCACGGCACTCATATTTTTGCCGACAGTGATGTTAACTTGATGACAGAATTAGACAAACTATTTGAACTTGGATTGACTCATTGGAAATTAGATGGAATATATACGCCAGGTAGTAAGCTAGTTGATATTGCCAAACTATTTGTCCAAGCAGCCCGTATTTTAGAAGCTGATGAGTGGACGCTTGAGGTAGCAAATCAGTTGTTAGAAAAAGTAATAGTACTACATCCACAAGAACGTAGTTTAGATACCGGGTTCTTTTTGATGGATCCAGATGAAGTGAAATAA